The Peromyscus eremicus chromosome 2, PerEre_H2_v1, whole genome shotgun sequence genome includes the window gtgtgtgtgtgtgtgtgtgggggggggggagttgggtTCATCCCTCCCAAATACTCAGGCATAAGTGAAACAAATACAGCTAAAGGTGGTAGTGAGGGTGACAGTTTCCTGTCCTTGTCCCTGCAAGGTGACTCTAAGGTAGGAACCTGGGGGAGTGCCTTGGTAGCACCTTCCCTGCCAATGACCACACAAAGCTCCTAATGCTGCTGCACACGTGACTCCTGGGATCAGTAGTGACCAGTGACCACATGTGGGGCCCCTTCTAAGCATAAGCATAACTTTATTGAGCCCCAGCTGGGTGTTACTTGGCCCCTTCCATTAGTACCTCCCCATTTTGGCCATTGGCCATCAATTTTAACTTCCTGGGATCTCTGGTGTCAACCCTTTCCAAGGACTGGGTTGGGGGATCTCTTGCTACCGATGGTAGTAGCTGTTTGAGGAGCACAGGGCTGTAGAAGTGACACCATCACCTCAGCCGAGGTAGACGAGACACATGAAAGTGTTGGCGAAAAAGAAGAAGCTGCAGGCACCCACGTTGATGAGTGACGGGGCTCCGCCCTTTGCAGGCTTTGCAGGGAGTTTGATAGTGACGCCGCCAGCAGCGGGAGTCAGAGGCTTCGCTTGGGTATCATTCTGTCCCAAGACTCCTGTTTGTATCTACAAGAGAATTGTGGGGCTCAGGGGGCTTTGAACCTCATGGAAAGAACTCATCCCCCTTAGTGCCTTTCCCCAACTCTAGGCCTCCGGAAAGCTTCCATCAGAGGCCCTGTTGGGATGTCTGGCTTCCTGCCTCATCACAGGCAGTGATGACACCGTCTCTGGCCCTGCCATTCTCCTATCCCCACAGAAATTTCCTGTCATGTTTCAGGCCACCAGGTTTTCCAgcacagagagaagcagaaaccCATCCTTGACCTGAGCCTGAGGAAGGGTTCCCCCTACCAGAGACATGGGGGTGCTTCTGGGTCTGTGGTACGCCAGTGTGTCTCCTGTCAAGAAGAGTCCATCATAGCCTGGAGTGTCACATGAGCCAGGGCTGGGTGAAAAGGGCACTGACAGAGTGACCAGATGTGACAAGTTGTCCTTGATGCTTGATCGGGCAGCAACTGAAGCTGCTCTTGATGGGAATCAAACTAGTTTTGGTGCCAATCAAACTGCCCTTGATGCTTGATCGAGATGTTCTTGATCAAGAACTTGATGGCTCCATTTCCTGTATTAATCAGGTCCCTCTGGGCACACAGGTGCCGTGAagactgcctcccagagtgcttcAGAGGCTGACTGAGAGATTTCCGTCTCTGTATTCCCACACAAGAAGGCTTCTCCACAGCAGGGGCAGGGACCCCCTGCCTCCTGTGGTAGTCCCTCAGCCACCTCCTCACCCCTGCTAAAAGGACTGTTCCTGCAGCTCTCCTCAACAGGGCTTCCTCTCCACGCACCATGACCCAGAATTGCACAGAACCCTTTGAGGGCCTCCATGTAGCTGACATCCTATGAGGTTTCCCCACGTGGGACCATGGGCTTCCCCGAGGGCAGTCTGTGGTCGCTAAGAGAAGCGGAAGGCCAGGCATACAGGCCCTCCTGGTATATCCCAGGTGGTCTCTTGGTGACCATCTATGTCTGTCCCGGTGGTAGAAGACTAGCTCCCCCAGGGTCTTGCACTCCCTCCCTGACCCTAGCCCAGCCCATCAGTAGAGGCCTGGTGTTGGAGGCAGGGGTCTACGGAATGTCCTTACCTGAACTGCCACCAGGAGACTGATGGTGAAGACGAGGAGGAAGCCGTTCATTCTGGATCTTCCTGGGCTCTGGTAGCAGCTTTGAGAGATGAGCTCAGGGCTGTCTGCAGGCCTCTTTGAGTTTGGATGCTTTTGaactaggaggcagaggagatagggagggtgaggggaggagaaaaggagggccTGGGGGCGGGGAAGGGAGCTACCTTCTTTCAAACGTGTGGGTGGATGGAACTAGCCTCAAGCTTCCAAGACTTGGTAGCTGAATTTTGACTTTTCAAAAGCCCAGGCAGGAGATGAGTGTGACAAGAGGGCAGTGCACAGCGTTGCCTGGGCTTGGAACCATGTCCTGGCCACGGAAGTTTGCTTTCATCGTTTGACAACTCGACCTCAGTCTttaacgagagagagagagagagagagagagagagagagagagagagagagagagagagaagatgctgGAGGATCAAATGCAGTGAtaatccttatttttatttttgtttttttaatttttttgaggcaaggtttctttgtgtagccctccctggctgtcctggaactccctctgtagaccaggctgtcctcgaactcacagagatctcctgcctctgcctcccaagtgctgggattaaaggcgtggaccaccaccacaccagtgataatccttaattttatttatatattttaagacatggtctctaTCACTCTGGCTGGGTTTAAtttcaggatcctcctgtctcagcctcctgagtgccgaaaTTACAGGCCTCCATCACCCTGCTGGCtaataacttattttaaaaagagccaacaaggggatggaaaaatggttaagagccctggctgctcttctagagaacctgggttcaattcccagcacccacatagcagctaacatctgtaactccagttccagaagatccaacagtctcacacagacatatatacaggcaaaacatcaatgtacataaaataaaaataaatcactaagaaacaaaaagagacaacaaacctgtctctgcttcctgaatgctgggatcaaaggagaGTGCCACactatttattttaaagagtACTAGCCAGGCATGTggaagcatgcctttaatcccagactttgagaggcaaaggcaggtagatctctacgagttcaaggctagcctagtctacatagtgatttccaagacagcctgagctacatagtaagatccagTCTCAAATCAACAAAACCCCTGTGTAGTAATACTACCCAACACTAGAAACTGTTAAATAAATGGTAGAAAGATTGAGTTCCTGTAATATCAGGACTcggggaggtagaagcaggaggagggatcaAAGGCAGCCACAGATAGAcagtgacttcgaggccagcctgtgctacctggGCCTGTCTAGAAACAGACAAAGGAACTAAGAGAGTGGGGTGGATACTGCCATCAGTTTTGTGAAAGCTCAGGATCACTTAGATTCAGGACACTTAGATTCAGGGTGTTGAGGATGGGTTAATTTTAAGTCAGGCCTTATTCCCTCTGGGCCTCAGGCTCTTCATTTCAAGTGgattatttttcaataaatatttgaaaaaataaatttaaaaaatgtgtgtgagcgctgggcagtggtggcgcatgtctttaatcccagcacttgagaagcagaggcaggtggatctctgagtttgagtccagtctggtctacagatttagttccaggacagccagggctagaaaccctgtctcaaaaaaaacaaaaacaaaaagtgtgtgtttcatttgcatgtacatatgtgcaccatgtacatgcgtggtgcctggggaggccagaagaagacatcagatgcCCTAGAACGGGAGTTATAGCTGGCTGTATgcaggtgatgggaactgaacccaggtcctttgcaagagcagcaagtgctcttaactgttaagccatctctccagccccttcctgaaGTCTCTTAGGCCCTCGTTTTTTGGGATTTGGGTGAAGAAAGGAGCTGAGTTATTCATGGCACTCTGGGAGGGATGAGTGGGCACCACCgtgagaacaagcaggcaaatGCAGGCTAGCACCCAGGAACTAGGACGAGGCAGCACTATGGGAGAGTCCCCCAGACTGTTTGGATAGTGCTCtaacttatttaaaaaacaaaacaaaacaaaaaacaactgcgGTCTCAGTGATGCTGGGAAATAATTATCCCCATTTggctgatgaaaaaaaaatgacttgtcCAAGTTCACAACCAGTGTATCATTTGAACTTGAGTCCAGGTCTGTCTGATGCCTAAGCCATGTATGGAACTTCCAGGGCTCTTCTCGAGTGCACTGATGGAGtcctttttgtggttttgtttgccCTTTAATGTGATGCTGAGGCCCTCACACAAACTAGGCAGGCAGTTCCCAGTCCCTGATTAACTCCTGACTCCCTATCCTGACTCCTTGGCTCAGCAGCCCAGCTCCTGCCTCATCCATGCTCTCTGGCTTTGACTATTTGGTGTTGTATTTGTATGCCACAGGGTGAAGGGGATTCCCCTGGACTTTTCTTATTTGGGTCAGGGCCTTTGTCACAAGCCTAGGTAAAACCTGGGTGGCTTTAGGGACCTTGATCTCCTGTGATAAAGCTGAGAGGAATAAAAAAGTGAGAATCAAGCTTAAGGGAGAAAGGCAGGAAGTGGAGGTGGGGTGTGACAGTCAGCCCCTCCCATAGATCTCCTTCTTTGCTTTTACCCTCAGTCCCGAAGGTTCTCACCTGCTCTCCCAGGGAGAGGTGACTCCTGGGATGCCTGGGAGCCAAGGAAGTAGCAGGTACACAGCAGCAGGAAATCAGAGGCCCATGCCAAAGCCCAAGAGTGTCCTGCTGAAAACTGACCACCGACTGGACAATTTTCTCCTCACTTTTGAAAAGAAGCTAGCACGGCTGAGCCCCAGTGCACActtaaccgctgggccatctctccagcctggatgtAAACTTGTTAAGAAGTATCACTGGGGGGCACGCAcgtgccactgtgtgtgtgtggaggacagctTCAGGAGCTGGCTTGTTCCTTTGTacagtgtgggtcctgaggattgaactcaggtcgccaACCTTGGCGGCAGACACCTTTACCCATCCAGTCATCTCACTAACCccttaaacttatttatttttttcttttggtttttcaagacagggtttctctgtgttaacaactctagctgccctggaactcactttgcagaccagtggccttgaactcacagagatccacctgcctctgcctcccgagtgctgggatcaaaggcatgcaccaccactgactggcttatttttatttagttattttcaattaataaaaattcatttttacttaGTTATATTTCCAGCCCTGGGTATTGAACCCATGACTGCACAATAAATATGTGTTCTTACTAAACATGTGCTCTACTACTGACCTACACTCCCAGAAATACTATCTCGCAAAGCCCCAAAGTATCCTTTTCAGATCCTGAGACGTGAGGTCTGATGTGGCGCTACCGTTGGTGGGGGTGTAATGTGGGGTGGGACGGGACGGGACATCAGGGTTCTGGGAACATCTTTAAGGGTCATGAGGACTTGGACATGGAGAGATGTCTGCTGTCTGTCCATaaccaagaaaagaaggagggtTTCAGACATTTCCTCTCTTGGCCTCTGAGCAGCTACATTCTGTCTTGACAGTATTTGAATAGACAGAAGACAGGTTGCCAAGCTGAGAGGGCTCTAAGAAAGCCCCATTTGACAGATGGAAAAACTGAGGGTAAGGCAAAgttagtgctagaattacaggcttgACCTCCCAATGGCTGTGCTCCATCAGACACCTTATCTAGGTGGACTCCTGAGCCCTGACAAAGCAGGAGAGTCCATGCCTCTCCTCAGGGATGGAGACCAAATTCCTCAGTATAATGACCAAGCACCCCCTACCCCAGCCTTCTTCCTCAGCTTCATAGCTCATTTGGTAACATCTTCCACTACCCTGTGCATACATACCACTTCCTAGTTAGCCCTCACCTACCCCTGCTTGTTCTTGCCCTGGCTGCCTCAGCCTCAGGAAATGACACCAGGCATTTCCTCTGCCCTTCCCCAGTATTCACACCCAAAGCCCCTGCCCAGAgaaactttctgcttcctctgtaaAACTCCCTCCAAGATGGAGGTGTCCTTTCACCTTCAAGAGCTGCTTCAGCTACCTTGAAGACTACTGTGCTGGGAAGATACTCCCCTCAAAGACCTAAGAGCTTGGTTTCCATGCCCTGCAGCACGTAAAACCAGGTGTGACGGTACAACCCTGTAGTCTCAGCCCTACGGAGGAGAGGTTtgaggtcatcctcggctacatagtgagtttgagaccagactgagctacatgagaccctgtttcaaacaaaacaagacacagaTCAATAGACAACAACAGAAGATTTTACTGCCTTTTGTGCTCTGGGCTAGGACTTGTCACCTCTCCAACCCATCAAAGGGTAGGACATGGGACTAACAGGTGTCAGGGACCACTGAAAGAATGAGTGAAAGTTAAAGTGTCCACTTTCACCCCACTGCCAAGCCTTGGCACTGACTGGTCTGGTTACTATGGACAAGCCCTGGCTCTATACTGAGGAGTTACCAGTGTAGAAAAGAATGCATGGGCTGAGAGCAGGGAGGCTGCATTTGGGATGTTTCGCTCCTGAAAGTATTTCTCTCTTCCAGAAGAGATACCTAAGAAACTGAACAGACCTAAGCAGTGGCCCACGCCTTCAGTCCCGGCATTCGGGAGGCAGATAACTccgagtttgaggacagcctagtctacagagtgagttccaggacagccagggctacacagagagaactcctgtggaaaagaaaaagaaagaaagaaagaaagaaagaaagaaagaaagacagagagagagagagagagagagagagagagagagagagagagaaagaaagaaagaaagaaagaaagaaagaaagaagaaaagagacccAAACAAGCAGGCAAGCTCACACTTGGCCTCTGGGTGGCAGGGTGAAGGTATTGTCTTGGCTGGGGTTTCTGTTGCTtcgatgaaacaccataaccaaaaagcaagttggagaagaaagggtttatttggcttacagttttacaGAACTCACTGTTCAtcctcaaaggaagtcaggacaggaactcaaacagggcaggaacctggaggcaggagctgattcggaggccatggaggagtgctacttgctggcttgctcttcatagcttgctcagtctgcttccttGGGATGGAagcactcacaatgggctgggttctcccctatcaatcactaattaagaaaataccttactgCTGgatcttcttgtttgtttggtttttgttttttgggttttttttggggggggttgtttgtttttttaaacagggtttctctgtgtagccctggctgtcctggaactagtgctgtagaccaggctagcctggaactcactgggatcctcctgcctctgcctcccgagtgctagattaaagacatgcgccaccatgcctggctgaaccTAGTTTTAATGACATAACTGTTTTCCTGGTTCCTGTTGTAGCTCAGGTTCATCTAAAAGGATGCCATAAACTCTGTACCttcaaaagaggaaaataatcatttttgtggttcttttttctctctgcGTCCTCCCTTACTACAGAGACCAGGGCTCTGGTCTCTTCCTGTTCTTGATTCTGGTGCCTTAAACCCCTTGGCCATCCCAACAGTCCTCTTCCTGTTCTTAAAAGGACACTCATCCCATCCTGGGGCCCAACCTCCCAACCTCTTCTAAACCTAGGTACCTCCCGAAGGCCACATATGGAGAACAGAGGTTGGCCCTCTCCCTCCACCATACAGGTTCCAGAAATTGAAGTCAGCGAAGTGGGTGCccggattaaaggaatgtgccatcactgcccggctaccACCCGATCTTATGCAGGCAttctctcaattgaggttccctccttgcaggggactctagcttgtgtcaagttgacataagattaCCCAGCACAAAAGTGAAACAGGAAACAACAGCCCAGCCGTCACGGATTGAGGACAGCatgacaacaaaacagaaaaggacaAACATCCAAGAGGAGAGTCTAGATAATAGAATTATTAATATGAGTTTTCAGCAACTGCACCTGGATTATTTCAAAGACATACAAGACAAGATAGccgagccgggtggtggtggcgcacgcctttaatcccggcactggggaggctggggcaggcagatctctcagttcaaggccagcctggtcctcacagtgagatccaggacaggcaccaaagctacaaagagaaaccctgtctcaaaaaacccaaacccaaaccaaaaaatagCTGAAACAGAGAAAAGAACCAAATGTAGATCTCAGAACTGAGAAATACAGTGTTAGCAGAGAAAACCACAGTGGACAGGGTTAACCTTAGACTGGATACAACTAATGTGGAAGGCAGACCATTGGCCATATGCACTGTTTCTCAACTACCTGCTGTTGCCTGCTCCTGGTTTCCGTTTAGGCTATGGGGCTACAGCTGTGAACAAAAAGACGCGGTCTCTACTCATGAGCTGACCTTCACAGGGGGAAGACAAAAAAGACTGGCCACTTCTGGGCTCCATAAACTTGGAAGAAATCAAGAtgcaagaagagagaaagggagaaa containing:
- the LOC131904157 gene encoding CAMPATH-1 antigen-like isoform X2 → MNIQKHPNSKRPADSPELISQSCYQSPGRSRMNGFLLVFTISLLVAVQIQTGVLGQNDTQAKPLTPAAGGVTIKLPAKPAKGGAPSLINVGACSFFFFANTFMCLVYLG
- the LOC131904157 gene encoding CAMPATH-1 antigen-like isoform X1, with the translated sequence MAANFSLSVPIDWKIQKHPNSKRPADSPELISQSCYQSPGRSRMNGFLLVFTISLLVAVQIQTGVLGQNDTQAKPLTPAAGGVTIKLPAKPAKGGAPSLINVGACSFFFFANTFMCLVYLG